One Thermoplasma volcanium GSS1 genomic window carries:
- a CDS encoding RNA-guided endonuclease InsQ/TnpB family protein → MKRANAVKLIVGKETHEKLKELAIVAAKCWNEVNWLRMQQFKEGERVDFSKTEKEVYEKYKQILKVNTQQVARKNAESWRSFFSLIEEKKGKLPKWFKPRPPGYWKDKSGKYKMLIIIRNDRYEIDEEKRIIYLKDFKLSLSFNGKLKWRGKQGRLEIIYNEARRSWYAYIPVEVQNDVKAEDKLKASIDLGIINLATVYVEDGSWYIFKGGSVLSQYEYYSKRISVAQKTLARHKQGRSREMKLLHEKRKRFLKHALNSMVRKIMEEFKNKGVGEIAIGYPKEISKDHGNKLTVNFWNYGYIIRRFEGVGEELGVKVVKVDEAWTSKTCSLCGEAHDDGRIKRGLYRCLRIGKVINADLNGAINILHIPESLGAGSRGQLTVRDRGNGLKTQPAVYRWTNGAGWVSSPTSYEVMKMKAVNCKPMNRHKGTFTL, encoded by the coding sequence GTGAAGAGGGCTAACGCGGTTAAACTAATCGTAGGTAAGGAGACGCACGAGAAGCTCAAAGAACTCGCTATCGTTGCTGCAAAATGCTGGAACGAAGTGAACTGGTTAAGAATGCAACAGTTTAAGGAAGGGGAGAGGGTCGATTTCTCTAAAACAGAAAAGGAGGTGTATGAGAAGTACAAGCAAATATTAAAGGTTAACACACAACAGGTTGCTAGGAAGAACGCTGAGAGCTGGAGGAGCTTCTTCTCATTAATCGAAGAGAAGAAGGGTAAATTGCCCAAATGGTTTAAACCTAGACCCCCAGGGTACTGGAAGGATAAAAGTGGAAAATACAAGATGTTAATAATCATTAGAAACGACCGCTACGAAATTGATGAGGAAAAGAGGATCATCTATTTGAAGGACTTCAAACTCTCTCTGAGTTTTAATGGAAAGTTGAAGTGGCGCGGGAAACAAGGTAGGCTGGAAATAATTTATAATGAGGCTAGGAGGAGTTGGTATGCATATATACCAGTGGAAGTCCAGAATGACGTGAAAGCTGAAGACAAACTAAAGGCTTCCATAGACCTAGGGATAATTAACTTAGCAACTGTCTACGTTGAGGACGGGTCTTGGTATATTTTCAAAGGTGGTAGTGTTCTCTCTCAGTACGAGTATTATAGCAAAAGAATAAGTGTCGCACAGAAAACCCTGGCTAGGCATAAGCAGGGAAGGAGTAGGGAGATGAAATTATTACATGAAAAAAGGAAGAGGTTTCTGAAGCACGCCCTTAACAGTATGGTAAGGAAGATAATGGAGGAGTTTAAGAATAAAGGCGTAGGTGAGATCGCCATAGGCTATCCTAAAGAGATAAGCAAGGATCATGGAAACAAACTCACGGTTAACTTCTGGAACTACGGTTACATCATTAGACGTTTTGAGGGGGTTGGTGAGGAGTTAGGTGTTAAAGTGGTTAAGGTAGACGAGGCGTGGACTTCTAAGACCTGCTCCCTATGTGGGGAAGCCCATGATGATGGGCGTATTAAGCGTGGTCTCTATAGGTGTCTCCGCATAGGGAAGGTAATAAACGCAGACCTGAATGGTGCAATAAATATCCTACATATCCCCGAGTCCCTAGGAGCTGGGAGCAGAGGGCAACTCACAGTGAGGGATAGGGGTAATGGGCTGAAGACCCAGCCCGCGGTCTACCGCTGGACGAATGGAGCGGGGTGGGTGTCCTCACCCACTAGCTATGAAGTGATGAAAATGAAGGCGGTAAACTGCAAACCAATGAATCGCCACAAGGGAACCTTCACCCTTTAG
- the tnpA gene encoding IS200/IS605-like element ISTvo5 family transposase: MELKSTRHVKYLCNYHYLWIPKYRRAILTNEVAEYTKEVLKSIAKELGCEIIALEVMPDHIHLFVNCPPRYSPSYLTNYFKGKSARLILKKSPELRRYKKLWSRSYFVSTAGNVSSETIKKYIEEQWVKEGEEG; the protein is encoded by the coding sequence GTGGAGCTAAAATCGACGAGACACGTAAAATATCTGTGCAACTACCACTACCTATGGATCCCAAAATATCGAAGAGCTATACTAACTAACGAGGTAGCTGAATACACTAAAGAGGTTTTAAAATCAATAGCAAAGGAGCTGGGATGTGAGATTATAGCCTTAGAAGTCATGCCAGACCACATACACCTCTTCGTAAACTGCCCACCAAGATATTCGCCATCATATCTAACAAACTACTTCAAGGGGAAGTCTGCTAGACTAATACTGAAGAAATCCCCAGAGCTAAGGAGGTACAAAAAGCTCTGGTCTAGAAGTTATTTTGTATCGACAGCTGGCAATGTGTCCAGTGAGACCATAAAGAAGTACATTGAGGAACAGTGGGTGAAGGAAGGTGAAGAGGGCTAA